A section of the Oncorhynchus gorbuscha isolate QuinsamMale2020 ecotype Even-year linkage group LG04, OgorEven_v1.0, whole genome shotgun sequence genome encodes:
- the rab14 gene encoding ras-related protein Rab-14 isoform X1 — protein sequence MTTAPYNYSYIFKYIIIGDMGVGKSCLLHQFTEKKFMADCPHTIGVEFGTRIIEVSGQKIKLQIWDTAGQERFRAVTRSYYRGAAGALMVYDITRRSTYNHLSSWLTDARNLTNPNTVIILIGNKADLEAQRDVTYEEAKQFAEENGLLFLEASAKTGENVEDAFLEAAKKIYQNIQDGSLDLNAAESGVQHKPSAPQGGRLTSDPLPQKESCSC from the exons GGGATATGGGTGTAGGGAAATCATGCCTGCTTCACCAGTTCACAGAAAAGAAAT TCATGGCAGACTGCCCCCACACTATTGGAGTCGAGTTTGGCACAAGGATAATCGAGGTGAGCGGCCAGAAGATCAAACTGCAGATCTGGGACACTGCGGGACAGGAGCGCTTCAGGGCCGTCACACGCAGCTACTACAGGGGAGCAGCAGGGGCACTcatggtctatgacatcaccag GAGAAGCACATACAACCACCTTAGCAGCTGGCTGACTGATGCTAGAAACCTCACCAACCCTAATACT GTGATCATTCTTATTGGTAACAAGGCAGACTTGGAAGCCCAGCGAGATGTAACCTATGAGGAGGCTAAGCAGTTTGCTGAGGAGAACG GTCTATTGTTCCTAGAGGCTAGTGCAAAGAC GGGTGAGAATGTGGAGGACGCGTTCCTGGAGGCAGCCAAGAAGATCTACCAGAACATTCAGGACGGAAGCCTGGACCTGAACGCCGCAGAGTCTGGTGTCCAGCACAAGCCCTCCGCCCCGCAGGGCGGACGGCTGACCAGTGACCCGCTGCCTCAGAAGGAAAGCTGCAGCTGCTAA
- the rab14 gene encoding ras-related protein Rab-14 isoform X2 produces the protein MADCPHTIGVEFGTRIIEVSGQKIKLQIWDTAGQERFRAVTRSYYRGAAGALMVYDITRRSTYNHLSSWLTDARNLTNPNTVIILIGNKADLEAQRDVTYEEAKQFAEENGLLFLEASAKTGENVEDAFLEAAKKIYQNIQDGSLDLNAAESGVQHKPSAPQGGRLTSDPLPQKESCSC, from the exons ATGGCAGACTGCCCCCACACTATTGGAGTCGAGTTTGGCACAAGGATAATCGAGGTGAGCGGCCAGAAGATCAAACTGCAGATCTGGGACACTGCGGGACAGGAGCGCTTCAGGGCCGTCACACGCAGCTACTACAGGGGAGCAGCAGGGGCACTcatggtctatgacatcaccag GAGAAGCACATACAACCACCTTAGCAGCTGGCTGACTGATGCTAGAAACCTCACCAACCCTAATACT GTGATCATTCTTATTGGTAACAAGGCAGACTTGGAAGCCCAGCGAGATGTAACCTATGAGGAGGCTAAGCAGTTTGCTGAGGAGAACG GTCTATTGTTCCTAGAGGCTAGTGCAAAGAC GGGTGAGAATGTGGAGGACGCGTTCCTGGAGGCAGCCAAGAAGATCTACCAGAACATTCAGGACGGAAGCCTGGACCTGAACGCCGCAGAGTCTGGTGTCCAGCACAAGCCCTCCGCCCCGCAGGGCGGACGGCTGACCAGTGACCCGCTGCCTCAGAAGGAAAGCTGCAGCTGCTAA